The Fusobacterium necrophorum subsp. necrophorum genome includes the window ATACTACCAGCATTTATATTTCAGAGGAAATTCCCTTGATTCGGACGGAAAACAGCAAACAAGATATTTTAGAAAATACACAGATTCTTATTCATAAAATGGAAGATGTCATTCGCAAACATCCGGAGCAATGGATGTGGTTCCATGACCGTTGGAATCTATATCGAGATTTTAAAAAAGAAGGGCTCCTTCCTCCTTTTCTAAGAGAAAAAAATAAGGGAGAGTAAAATATGCTCTCCCTTTCTTTTATTAATATTTGTAGAATCCTTCTCCCGATTTCATTCCTAATTTTCCACCACGAACCATTTTTCTCAACAATGGATGAGGTCTGTATTTCGTATCTCCAAATTCTTTATACAATACTTCCATAATAGCTAGACAAACATCCAATCCGATCAAATCTCCTAAGGCTAAAGGTCCCATCGGATGATTTGCTCCCAATTTCATTGCAGCATCGATTCCTTCTACGGAAGCAACTCCATCTGCATAAATTCCTACCGCTTCATTGATCATAGGAATTAAAACTCTGTTTACCACAAATCCTGCCGCTTCTTCTACCTGTACAGGAACTTTTCCAATTTCTTCGGAAACTTTTTTAATCGTGTCCACCATTTCTACCGGTGTATTCAATCCGGCAATCACTTCCACCAATTTCATAACCGGTGCAGGGTTAAAGAAGTGCATTCCAATGACCGGTCTATCCAATCCTGCCCCAATTTCTGTAATGGATAAAGAAGAAGTATTTGTTGCAAAGATCGCTTCCGGTTTGCAAATTGCCTGTAATTCTTTAAAGGTTTGTTTTTTGATTTCCATATTTTCAACAGCAGCTTCGATGATTAAATCACAATCTCCACATTTTTCTTTTGTTCCGGTTGTAATTTTAGAAAGAATGGAGTCTGCTACCGCTTGTTCCATTTTTCCTTTGGCAATTCTTTTGTCAAATCCTTTTTTTAATTTTTCCTTTCCTCTTGCAGCAAATTCATCATTAATATCGCACAATACTACTTCATATCCCTCTGCTTGTGCAAATGCTTGTGCAATTCCAGACCCCATAGTTCCGGCTCCAATAACTCCAACTTTCATATTCATGTCCTCCTTAGTATTTTTGTCAGTATTTTTATTTATTGTTGAATCCTTCTATTTTTCTTTTTTCCAAGAATGCTTTCATTCCTTCTCGCTGATCTTCCGTTTCGAAACATTGAGCAAATAACTTGGATTCGAAATCCACCGCATCATCCATTGCTAAATCATAACCCCCATTGATAGCTTCCTTACACATTCTCACTGCAATCGGAGCATTTTTTGCAATTTTATTTGCCAGTTTCATAGCTTCCGACATTAAATCCGCCAATGGATACACTGCATTTACCAGTCCTACGGAAAAGGCTTCTTCCGCCTTCATATTCTTACAAGAAAAAATAATTTCTTTTGCCTTTCCTTGTCCAATCAATCTGGCTAGCCGTTGGGTCCCTCCAAATCCGGGAGTAATTCCTAGTCCTACTTCCGGCTGTCCGAATAAAGCATTGTCCGAACAGATACGAATATCACAACTCATAGCAATTTCGCACCCTCCTCCCAACACAAATCCGTTGATAGCCGCAATCACAGGAATAGGAAAAGTTTCAATTTTTCTGAAAACTCTATTTCCTCTTTTTCCAAATTCTTCCGCTTCTTTTTGTGACAGAGAATACATTTCTGCAATATCCGCTCCCGCTACAAAAGACTTTTCTCCCGCTCCGGTCAATACGATAGCTCTTGTTTTTTGTAAGTCCACGGCATCAAATGTTTTATCCAGTTCTTCCAATACTTGACTGTTTAATGCATTCAAGGCCTTCGGTCTGTCAATGGTCACTACTCCGATAAATCCTTCTTGTTGATATTTTACAAATTCCATAATACACCCTCCTACTATTTGTTTGTACAACAATCCCCTATTTTAAAAGTTTCAAGAATCGATCCGTAATTTCTTTGAAAATCATACCAATTCCAGAATCATCTCCTTGCGTCATTTTTGCAATTTCTTGTTTCATAGGAAGCTCCCCTAAAAGATTTAAATTCATTTCCTGTAAGGAATCTTTGCCTCCATTGTTATCATGAAAATGAATGATGCTTTCACACCCGGGACAAACGATATAACTCATATTTTCTACCAGTCCAAGGATAGGAATATTCATTTTCTTTGTCATATTGACAGCCTTTGCTACAATCATGGAAACCATGTCCTGAGGGACTGATACCATAACCACTCCGTCCAAAGGAAGAGATTGCATTACCGTCAAGGCGACATCTCCCGTTCCCGGTGGCATATCAATGAAAAGAAAATCCAATTCTCCCCAAATCACATCATTCCAAAATTGCTTTACGACATTTCCGACAACCGGTCCTCTCCATACGACTGGTTCATTTTCATCCTCCAACAGTAAATTCAAGGACATCACTTTAATTCCTTCTTTTGTCAACACGGGAAATATTTCAGTTTCGGAAACCGCTTCTGCTCTTTCCTCTCGTATTCCCGTTAGTCTCGGAATACTTGGTCCCGTAATATCTCCATCTAAAATTCCCACTTTATATCCTCTTGTCTGTAGTTCTTTTGCCAGTAAGACGGTGACCGTTGATTTTCCTACTCCACCTTTTCCGCTCATAACTCCAATTACTTTTTTTATTTGATTCAAAGGATTGGCATTTTTTTCTCCACAAGTCGCTTTCTTTTCTGTACTACATCCGCTAGAAGATGGACAAGTGCTACATCCTGACATTTTATTACCTCCATACTCTCCTATAATCATTCCTTATCTAGATTGTAATCTTTTCTCACAACTTTGTCAACCTATTTTACTCCTCGTAAGAGTATCCCAACTCCTTTAAAAATGGTTTCTTCTTCCTCCAATCATCTTTCACTTTTACCCAAAGAGTCAGATAAATTTTTCGCTCCAATAAACTTTCTATTTCCTTTCTCGCTTCACTTCCAATCTCTTTTAACATTTTCCCGTTTTTTCCAATTAGAATTCCTTTTTGGGAAGCTCTCTCCACATAGATATTGATATCAAACTTATCCTTTGCTTCTTTTCGCTCCGTAACATTTAAAATTTCAATGGCAACCGAATGAGGAATTTCATCTCTTGTCTTTTCCAATATTTTTTCTCGTACAATTTCCGTAATCATTCGATAAACAGACATATCTGTATACATATCCTCCGGATAATATTGAATTCCTTCCTCTAAATACTCCTCTAAGGCTTCCAATAGACGTGCCAATCCAAAAGAATACATTCCGGAAGCGAAGACTACTTTCAATCCCTCTCCCAATTTTTCAACAATTTCCGCTTTCTTTTCTTCTATCTCCTGATCACTGATTTTGTCTATTTTATTTACCAGAACAACGACAGGTTTTCGAGTCTCTTTTATTTTCTCCCAAACGAAAAAATCTCCGGTACTGATTTCCTGTGTTCCATCTAACAAAAATAAAATCGCATCTGCGTCCTTAAAACTTCGAATTGCAATGTCCGTCATATACTCTCCCAAAAGATGTTTGGGTTTATGAATTCCCGGAGTATCAATAAAAATATATTGTTTTCCTTGAACATTTAAAATTCCCTTAATATTATCTCGTGTTGTTCCGGCTTTATCTGACACAATCGCTACCTTTTCCGCTACCAGCTTATTCATCAAGGTTGATTTTCCTACATTAGGCCTCCCTACTACCGCTATAAATCCTGCTTTCAATTACCTATCTCCTATTCCTATTTCAAAATAATGCTCTCTTGTTTTTTTAATATCTATCTTTTCCCGTTTCCAACTCTCTTTTTTTATTTGAGAAGCCCTCCAATTCGGATTTCTTTTTTTCAGTTCTTTGTCATACTGCTGTCGATTTCCTTGAAAAACTTTTTCTTCCGGAGTTTTCTGAGAAACTATTTTTTGAAATTTCTCTTTTAAAAAGCTCGGAATTTCATAGGAGTATACTTTTCCTTGCCGTTTTCCGACCAGCTTTTTAAAATCATACTCTTGTAAACTTGCTACCTTAACATCAAATAAATCTAAAATTTTTGCTTCGCTTTCCCACAACATCTGTGTCAGCAATTTCATTTCCTCGCTCAGATTCGAGAGTAAACATTGATATTCTTCCTCGGACAGTCGTTCTTTCTTCTCCTTCTCTTGCTTTCTTTGTATTGGCATAAGCAAAGGAAAAGGATTTCTTTTTATTTTTCTTTCTATCAACAAGTATTGATAAAACTTTCGAATGACACTTTGCTTTCTTCGAAGACTGCTTTCTTTTAATTTTCCCTGACAGACTTCAAAATACTTTCGCAACTCTTCTTCTTCTGCCTCTAAAAAACTTTTCTCCAAAAATTCTCGTAATTGCTCCAAATCTCTCCGATATATTTTTCTTGTCTTTTCTTGCCCCACTTTTTGTTCCAGATACACTTCCACTTCTTTCATAGACGACCCTCTTCCAACATTTCTTTTGCCAATTCTAACACAGAGTCTGTGATTTGTTCTCCGGACAACATACGAGCAATTTCTCGAACCCTCTCTTCTTCTCCTAATTCTGTCACGGAACTCAAAGTCTTTTCTCCTGAAACATCTTTTTCAATATAAAACTGTTGGCTTGCCCTTGCTGCAATCGCCGGAGAATGTGTAATGGAAATCACTTGAGCTCTCTGTCCAATTTCCTGCAATTTATCCCCAATTTTCTTAACAGTCTCTCCTCCAACTCCCACATCAATCTCATCGAAAATTAAAATAGGAATCTGATCCACCCTTGAGAACAGCACCTTAATGGCCAACATAATTCGACTCACTTCTCCCCCGGAGGCAATTTTTGCCAGTGGCTTCATACTTTGACCCAAATTGGTAGAAATAAAAAATTCAATTTCCTCCATTCCTTCCGGAGAAATCCCTTCTTTTTCATGAAATTGGACATGTAATCTCGCCTCTTCCATTTTTAAAAATTGTAACTCCTGCTCCAATTCTTTTTCAATAAAATGAGCTATTTTCCATCTTTCATTATGAAGTTGTAAGGCTTTGTCTTGATAATTTTGAGAAATTTGCTTTCTCTTCTCAATCAAATTCTTAACTTCCAAATTATTTTCATCCAAAAAGTTAATCTTATCCGCAATGCGCTCTCTGAACATTAAAATATCTTTAATACTTCCATTATACTTATTTTTGATTCGATTGATTTCATCTAAACGCTTGGAAATCTGATCCAAATTTCCCTCTTCCACTTCAATAGAATCCTGCAACTCATCTAAGACTCCCAAACAATCATCCAATTGATAAGAAATGGTTTCCAAAGACTCATAGGCATCTTGAAACTCTTTTCCATATTTTCCTAAATTCTCTACATTTTTTTTAGATTGATGTAATAAAGAACTTACATTATACTCTCCGTCTCGTAAAGCGTATAAGGTAGCATATAATTTCTCCTTGATCTGTCCCGCATGAAAAATTTTCTTATATTCTTCCTCTAATTTCTCGTCTTCTCCCTCTTGTAACTCCAATTTTTCAATCTCTTGCAGCTGATATTCATAAAATTCTTTTTTTTCTAAGGCTTCCTGTCGATGTGTTTCAATTTCCTTAATTCTCTTATCGAGTCTGTTATATTCTTTCGCCAGACTTTCCACTTCCTGTTTTATCTCCTGCCCTTTTTTTTCTAAAAAATGATCCAACAGCTTTTGATGATTGCTTTTATTCAACAACATTTGATGGGAATGCTGCCCCACAATATCCACTAGAGAAGACATAATTTCTCGAAGTTCTGTCACATTCACCCGTATATTATTTACATAAATTTTAGACTTTCCGTTTCGATCCAGTTGACGACGAACGACCACCTCTCCGTCTTCAATGGAAATTCCAAACTTTTGTAACTCTTCTTCCTGCTTTTCCGTAATATCAAAAACTCCTTGAGCCAGTAAGGAATTCTCTCCATCTCGAATCATATCCACAGAAGCTTTTTCCCCAATCAAAAGATTGATTCCCGATAAAATAATAGACTTTCCGGCTCCTGTCTCTCCTGTTAACACGACAAATCCCTCTTGAAATTCCAAGTCCAATTCTTCTATAATCGCTAAATTTTCAATTTTTAACTCTCTTAGCATAGTTTGTCTCCCCATTTCAACTTTTCTCGAATCACGGAATAATAATCTCGATTGTTAGGCACTACCAAAGTTAGAGTTTCTTCTGAATAAGAAATTTCGATTTTGTCATTTCCATCCAGCAATTTTTCATTGTTTCCATCAATAATACAATAGGCTTTCTCCTCCTCCACCAAAGAAACCGTCAAAGGAGAATTTGCATCCATAACCAGAGGACGCATATTAATGTTGTGTGGAGCAATCGGTGTCAAAATATACACTCTCATAGGAAGCGACACAATAGGGCCTCCGGCAGAAAGAGAATAAGCTGTAGAGCCCGTCGGTGTTGCAATAATAATCCCGTCTCCTTGATAATGATTAATAAAAACATCTCCGGAAAAAACTTTTAAGCTCACCATATTTTTTATGACACTTTCCCTCGTGATAACAACTTCATTCAAGGCTCTATATATCTTCCCGCCAATATTCACCTTTAAAAAATGTCTGACTTGAGATTGAAATTTTCCATCCAGAAAATTCTGATATTCTTGAAACATGTTCTCTTTTTTGATTTCCGTTAAAAATCCGAGTTGTCCGGCATTAATTGCAATAATAGGAATGTCCGTTCGAACAAATGTTTTAAAAGCCGTTAAAAGAGTTCCATCTCCTCCAATCACCACATAGAAATCTGCTTCCGCTTCTCTTTCCCGCGGCAATATTTCTATCCCCCGCTCTTCAAAAAAAGGAAGACTTTTTCGATACAATTCTTGAGCAATTTCTTTTCCAGTATTATAGTATAAATACACCTTCTTCTTCATCTTCCCTCCAAAGCTAATTGTTAGAACGTTCCCATAGGATCCACAGGCTTTAAATTAAATCGCAGTTCATAATATAAATGAGGTTCCCCATTGCTTGAAACTCCTAGAATTCCAATCACTTGCCCTTTGGACACCTTTTGATTGACGGAAGCTTTTAAGGAAATCAGATTTCCATAGACTCCAATGGTATTATATCCATAATCAATCATAATGACTTTTCCCAGTCCTTGAAAAGTAGAGGCATAGATAACGGTTCCTGAAGTTGCCGCCTTCACGGCTGCTCCCATCTTTGCCTTAATCTCAATTCCATTGCTCGAAACCTGTCCTGATTTCATCTGTCCATAGTGAACAACAATCGGTCCGTCTAAAGGTTTTATCGTTTTTCCAATTTTAGAATATGCCTGTGTTTTCTTTACAATCTTGGTATCGACTTTGGTTCGCGAACGAATAATTTGTTCAATTTGTCTGGCAATTCTGGCTTTTTCTTTACTTAATTTCTGAATACTTCCTTGATGTTGTTTCTTTTCTTGATTTAATTGAGCAATCAGAGCATTTTGTTGCTTTTGCTTTCGATCTCCTTCTGCAATATTTGCTGCCAATCCGGCTTGTAGCTTTGCAAGCTTAGCTCTTTCTGCCTCAATCTGCTCTTTTACGGTTTGAATATCTCCTTGAACTGTTTGAATTTTTCCCATTCTATCTAGATCACTGTGTAATAAGGTTTTAAAATCTTTTTTTACTAAGGGTTTATCTTCCAAATCTCCGGCATGTCCAATCAAATAATGACTCCAAGCAATCATTTTTGCATCATATTGTAATTTTTTACTCTCAAATTCCTGCTTACTTAGCTCCAGATTTTTCGTTCCATATTCAATCTTTTTACTAACTTCTATAATTTCATTTTGCATTTCCAGTCGTTTCCGAGTATTTTCTTCAATCTCTCTTTTTAATTGTTCTATTTGCTTTGCAATTTGACTTTTCTCTACATCAATTTTTTTGATTCTTGTGT containing:
- a CDS encoding 3-hydroxybutyryl-CoA dehydrogenase, yielding MKVGVIGAGTMGSGIAQAFAQAEGYEVVLCDINDEFAARGKEKLKKGFDKRIAKGKMEQAVADSILSKITTGTKEKCGDCDLIIEAAVENMEIKKQTFKELQAICKPEAIFATNTSSLSITEIGAGLDRPVIGMHFFNPAPVMKLVEVIAGLNTPVEMVDTIKKVSEEIGKVPVQVEEAAGFVVNRVLIPMINEAVGIYADGVASVEGIDAAMKLGANHPMGPLALGDLIGLDVCLAIMEVLYKEFGDTKYRPHPLLRKMVRGGKLGMKSGEGFYKY
- a CDS encoding enoyl-CoA hydratase-related protein; its protein translation is MEFVKYQQEGFIGVVTIDRPKALNALNSQVLEELDKTFDAVDLQKTRAIVLTGAGEKSFVAGADIAEMYSLSQKEAEEFGKRGNRVFRKIETFPIPVIAAINGFVLGGGCEIAMSCDIRICSDNALFGQPEVGLGITPGFGGTQRLARLIGQGKAKEIIFSCKNMKAEEAFSVGLVNAVYPLADLMSEAMKLANKIAKNAPIAVRMCKEAINGGYDLAMDDAVDFESKLFAQCFETEDQREGMKAFLEKRKIEGFNNK
- a CDS encoding Mrp/NBP35 family ATP-binding protein — protein: MSGCSTCPSSSGCSTEKKATCGEKNANPLNQIKKVIGVMSGKGGVGKSTVTVLLAKELQTRGYKVGILDGDITGPSIPRLTGIREERAEAVSETEIFPVLTKEGIKVMSLNLLLEDENEPVVWRGPVVGNVVKQFWNDVIWGELDFLFIDMPPGTGDVALTVMQSLPLDGVVMVSVPQDMVSMIVAKAVNMTKKMNIPILGLVENMSYIVCPGCESIIHFHDNNGGKDSLQEMNLNLLGELPMKQEIAKMTQGDDSGIGMIFKEITDRFLKLLK
- the era gene encoding GTPase Era, with product MKAGFIAVVGRPNVGKSTLMNKLVAEKVAIVSDKAGTTRDNIKGILNVQGKQYIFIDTPGIHKPKHLLGEYMTDIAIRSFKDADAILFLLDGTQEISTGDFFVWEKIKETRKPVVVLVNKIDKISDQEIEEKKAEIVEKLGEGLKVVFASGMYSFGLARLLEALEEYLEEGIQYYPEDMYTDMSVYRMITEIVREKILEKTRDEIPHSVAIEILNVTERKEAKDKFDINIYVERASQKGILIGKNGKMLKEIGSEARKEIESLLERKIYLTLWVKVKDDWRKKKPFLKELGYSYEE
- a CDS encoding site-specific integrase — its product is MKEVEVYLEQKVGQEKTRKIYRRDLEQLREFLEKSFLEAEEEELRKYFEVCQGKLKESSLRRKQSVIRKFYQYLLIERKIKRNPFPLLMPIQRKQEKEKKERLSEEEYQCLLSNLSEEMKLLTQMLWESEAKILDLFDVKVASLQEYDFKKLVGKRQGKVYSYEIPSFLKEKFQKIVSQKTPEEKVFQGNRQQYDKELKKRNPNWRASQIKKESWKREKIDIKKTREHYFEIGIGDR
- the recN gene encoding DNA repair protein RecN yields the protein MLRELKIENLAIIEELDLEFQEGFVVLTGETGAGKSIILSGINLLIGEKASVDMIRDGENSLLAQGVFDITEKQEEELQKFGISIEDGEVVVRRQLDRNGKSKIYVNNIRVNVTELREIMSSLVDIVGQHSHQMLLNKSNHQKLLDHFLEKKGQEIKQEVESLAKEYNRLDKRIKEIETHRQEALEKKEFYEYQLQEIEKLELQEGEDEKLEEEYKKIFHAGQIKEKLYATLYALRDGEYNVSSLLHQSKKNVENLGKYGKEFQDAYESLETISYQLDDCLGVLDELQDSIEVEEGNLDQISKRLDEINRIKNKYNGSIKDILMFRERIADKINFLDENNLEVKNLIEKRKQISQNYQDKALQLHNERWKIAHFIEKELEQELQFLKMEEARLHVQFHEKEGISPEGMEEIEFFISTNLGQSMKPLAKIASGGEVSRIMLAIKVLFSRVDQIPILIFDEIDVGVGGETVKKIGDKLQEIGQRAQVISITHSPAIAARASQQFYIEKDVSGEKTLSSVTELGEEERVREIARMLSGEQITDSVLELAKEMLEEGRL
- a CDS encoding NAD(+)/NADH kinase, with the translated sequence MKKKVYLYYNTGKEIAQELYRKSLPFFEERGIEILPREREAEADFYVVIGGDGTLLTAFKTFVRTDIPIIAINAGQLGFLTEIKKENMFQEYQNFLDGKFQSQVRHFLKVNIGGKIYRALNEVVITRESVIKNMVSLKVFSGDVFINHYQGDGIIIATPTGSTAYSLSAGGPIVSLPMRVYILTPIAPHNINMRPLVMDANSPLTVSLVEEEKAYCIIDGNNEKLLDGNDKIEISYSEETLTLVVPNNRDYYSVIREKLKWGDKLC
- a CDS encoding peptidoglycan DD-metalloendopeptidase family protein, translating into MKGRIFFLVFLCLFQFSFSDQVKDMKKKIQNIEKQIQVKNTRIKKIDVEKSQIAKQIEQLKREIEENTRKRLEMQNEIIEVSKKIEYGTKNLELSKQEFESKKLQYDAKMIAWSHYLIGHAGDLEDKPLVKKDFKTLLHSDLDRMGKIQTVQGDIQTVKEQIEAERAKLAKLQAGLAANIAEGDRKQKQQNALIAQLNQEKKQHQGSIQKLSKEKARIARQIEQIIRSRTKVDTKIVKKTQAYSKIGKTIKPLDGPIVVHYGQMKSGQVSSNGIEIKAKMGAAVKAATSGTVIYASTFQGLGKVIMIDYGYNTIGVYGNLISLKASVNQKVSKGQVIGILGVSSNGEPHLYYELRFNLKPVDPMGTF